Proteins encoded together in one Oncorhynchus nerka isolate Pitt River linkage group LG19, Oner_Uvic_2.0, whole genome shotgun sequence window:
- the wdr74 gene encoding WD repeat-containing protein 74: MADKSQVCSVWVGSETGILKGVSLSKKQAFNFCEMSCLSRDQEVCVLGWGDEHETEVLVGSVNGTVKTFSTEKGIFTETRQCGESTQGRFTGIAVTDSALITCVETGLLRVWKEGSTDTVEINAGTNVCRMRQNPSQRNQVATGGKENGLKVWDLERPETPIFTSKNVRNDWLDMRVPEWVRDMSFIPDSDKIVTCTGHHQVRVYDPASPQRRPVLEAHFGEYPLTALSLPANQDSVVVGNTHGELAILDLRKGLVRGCLKGLAGGVRGLQCHPSLPLVATCGLDRFLRVHSLEDRSLQHKVYLKSRLNCVLLSSKDLELSSSAVTGDVEEVKEEGGEVDEVWDTMEMINDQAKKRATDEEEAVVTGVEKTTKKRKVVK, encoded by the exons ATGGCAGACAAAAGTCAAGTGTGCTCAGTATGGGTTGGATCGGAAACAGGGATATTAAAAG GAGTGAGCCTATCCAAAAAACAGGCTTTCAACTTCTGTGAGATGAGCTGCCTGAGCCGGGACCAGGAAGTGTGTGTCCTAGGCTGGGGAGATGAACATGAGACTGAG GTACTGGTGGGGTCTGTGAATGGCACAGTGAAGACATTTAGCACAGAGAAGGGCATCTTCACTGAGACCAGACAGTGTGGGGAGAGCACCCAGGGCAGGTTCACAGGAATTGCTGTCACGGACAG TGCTCTGATCACGTGTGTGGAGACAGGACTGCTGAGGGTCTGGAAGGAGGGCAGCACAGACACA GTTGAGATAAATGCAGGGACGAATGTTTGTCGGATGCGACAGAATCCCTCACAGCGCAACCAAGTGGCCACAGGTGGGAAGGAGAATGGCCTAAAGGTCTGGGATCTGGAGAGGCCTGAAACACCCATTTTCACCTCCAAGAAT GTACGTAATGACTGGCTGGACATGCGAGTGCCAGAGTGGGTCAGAGACATGTCCTTCATCCCAGACTCCGACAAGATCGTCACCTGCACTGGTCACcaccag gtgCGAGTGTATGACCCAGCCTCTCCCCAGAGGCGTCCGGTTCTGGAGGCTCATTTTGGGGAGTACCCCCTCAcagccctctccctccctgccaacCAAGACAGTGTTGTAGTGGGTAACACGCATGGAGAACTCGCCATCTTAGATTTGCGGAAAG GTCTGGTGCGTGGGTGTTTGAAGGGGCTGGCAGGAGGAGTGCGGGGGCTGCAgtgccacccctctctccctctggtgGCTACCTGTGGTTTGGATCGCTTTCTGAGAGTACACAGCCTGGAGGACCGCTCCCTACAGCACaag GTGTATCTGAAGTCACGACTCAACTGTGTGCTTCTGTCCAGCAAAGATCTAGAG CTGAGCAGTTCAGCAGTAACCGGAGATGTGGAGGAAGTGAAAGAAGAGGGAGGTGAAGTGGATGAGGTGTGGGACACTATGGAGATGATAAATGACCAGGCTAAGAAGCGAGCAACAGACGAAGAGGAAGCCGTAGTTACAGGTGTAGAGAAGACTACGAAGAAAAGAAAAGTGGTCAAATGA